The Kitasatospora sp. NBC_00374 genome has a segment encoding these proteins:
- the gcvH gene encoding glycine cleavage system protein GcvH — translation MAHIPDDLKYSKDHEWVRSSAKGQVKIGITDHAQRQLGDVVYVEQPKSGDRFEASEPFGSVESVKAVSEIYMPVAGTIESVNESLSDEPEQLNTDPYGEGWIVQVKLADPKELDELLTAAAYADYVKQESE, via the coding sequence ATGGCGCACATCCCGGACGACCTCAAGTACAGCAAGGACCACGAGTGGGTCCGTTCCTCGGCGAAGGGACAGGTGAAGATCGGCATCACGGACCACGCCCAACGTCAGCTCGGCGACGTCGTCTACGTCGAGCAGCCGAAGTCGGGCGACCGCTTCGAGGCCTCCGAGCCGTTCGGCAGCGTGGAGTCGGTCAAGGCGGTGTCCGAGATCTACATGCCGGTGGCCGGCACCATCGAGTCCGTCAACGAGAGCCTCAGCGACGAGCCGGAGCAGCTCAACACCGACCCGTACGGCGAAGGCTGGATCGTGCAGGTCAAGCTCGCCGACCCCAAGGAGCTCGACGAGCTGCTCACCGCCGCCGCGTACGCGGACTACGTCAAGCAGGAGTCCGAGTAG